In Ursus arctos isolate Adak ecotype North America unplaced genomic scaffold, UrsArc2.0 scaffold_3, whole genome shotgun sequence, one DNA window encodes the following:
- the KLRG2 gene encoding killer cell lectin-like receptor subfamily G member 2, with protein MERAQAASGGDQPGVEFAMEPLGSQVAGLEQPQARAEERRLESPESSPSLARAVKEAAGAGQDLSGGKKLPPPRPALLRLPPPSLGYGAFRRQASAGSEPPSPGPVAAEQPRAGVAPGAEPVPGEPQQGTWAPVELQVDVRVKSVGVAGGSRAPSPAPSPRFLTVPVPESPALSRHALPAHPLLPRTPARPERGLDAEGRASPADGRLEPPGSPTCLGRCRELELEKKEDAALLHRAETGGDEKLPRAVKLIGLPLYLKSLRGALAVMAVFLAGSAVAIVALASRAGTRCRPCPQGWMWSEEHCYYLSAEAQAWEASQAFCSAHQATLPLLSHTQDFLSRYPVTKHSWVGARQGPQGWQWIDGAPLSPQLLPEEEEDQPDLKCGGLEGGKLVALDCASPRPWVCAKGTK; from the exons ATGGAGCGGGCCCAAGCGGCGTCCGGAGGAGACCAACCCGGGGTCGAGTTCGCAATGGAGCCCTTGGGGAGCCAGGTCGCGGGACTGGAGCAGCCGCAGGCCCGCGCAGAGGAGCGACGGCTCGAGAGTCCCGAGAGCAGCCCGAGTCTGGCCCGCGCCGTAAAGGAGGCGGCGGGCGCGGGCCAGGACCTCTCCGGCGGGAAAAAGCTGCCCCCGCCTCGCCCGGCGCTCCTGCGGCTCCCGCCCCCCAGCCTGGGCTACGGCGCCTTCCGCCGCCAGGCGTCGGCCGGCTCCGAGCCGCCGTCGCCCGGCCCCGTCGCGGCCGAGCAGCCCCGGGCGGGCGTGGCGCCGGGAGCCGAGCCGGTGCCTGGGGAGCcgcagcagggcacctgggcccCGGTGGAACTGCAGGTGGACGTGCGCGTGAAGTCCGTGGGCGTGGCGGGCGGCAGCCGCGCGCCGTCGCCGGCGCCGTCGCCGCGCTTCCTCACCGTGCCGGTGCCAGAGTCCCCGGCCTTATCCCGCCACGCCTTGCCCGCCCACCCGCTCCTGCCGCGGACCCCAGCCCGGCCGGAGCGCGGCCTCGACGCCGAGGGACGGGCGAGCCCCGCCGACGGGCGCTTGGAGCCCCCGGGCTCCCCCACGTGCCTCGGCCGCTgcagggagctggagctggagaagAAGGAGGACGCCGCGCTGCTGCACCGTGCCGAGACCGGCGGCGACGAGAAGCTGCCCCGGGCCGTAAAGCTCATAG ggctgcctctGTACCTGAAGTCCCTGCGTGGGGCCCTGGCGGTCATGGCTGTGTTTCTGGCCGGGTCCGCAGTCGCCATCGTGGCTCTGGCTTCTAGAGCAG GAACCAGGTGCCGGCCATGCCCCCAGGGCTGGATGTGGTCCGAGGAGCACTGCTACTACCTCTCTGCGGAAGCTCAGGCCTGGGAGGCCAGCCAGGCTTTCTGCTCGGCTCACCAGGCTACCCTCCCGCTGCTGAGCCACACCCAG GACTTCCTGAGCAGATACCCAGTCACCAAGCACTCCTGGGTGGGGGCCCGGCAAGGCCCCCAGGGCTGGCAGTGGATCGACGGGGCCCCGCTATCGCCCCAGCT actcccagaggaagaggaggaccaGCCAGATCTCAAGTGCGGGGGCCTGGAGGGAGGCAAGCTGGTGGCTTTGGACTGTGCCTCTCCAAGACCATGGGTCTGTGCCAAGGGGACCAAGTGA